The genomic DNA CTTCCTCGATCCCGACGCCGATCGGCTCGTGATCGTCGACGGTGCCGGTGGCTGGCTCGGCGAGGAGGCGACGTTGGCACTGGCGGTCGACACGGTGCTGCGCCGGTCGCCGGGGCCGGTGGTCGTCAACTGTGCGACAAGCTCGATGACCGCGGTGATCGCGGCGCGCCACGGCGTGGCCTGCCACCTGACCGCCGTCGGCGAGGCGAACGTCGTCGACGGGATGCGCGCCGTCGAAGCGATCATCGGTGGCGAGGGGAACGGCGGCGTCATCGACCCGCGCGTGGTCCTCGTCCGCGACGCCGCCGTGGCGATGGCCCTGATCCTCGGGCGGCTCGCCGAGGGCGCGACCGTCGCCGAGCTGGCCGCGACGCTGCCGAAGCTGGCGATGCTCAAGGAGACCGTCGACCTGCCGGCCGGGGCCGCCGCCCTGGCGGAGGCGGAAGCGCGGCTCGTCGACGCCTTTCCCGAAGCGACCGGCTCGCGTCGTGACGGCTTGCGGCTCGACTGGGACGGTGGCTGGTTGCTCGTCCGCGCGAGCAACACCGAGCCGATCGTGCGCCTCGCTGCCGAGGCGCCGACGCCGGCAGCGGCGGAGGCGGCGATCGCCCGGGCGCGGCGCGCGATCGCGGGCGTGCGCGGCTGACGGTCGGCCGAAAATCAGCGCCGTACCAGGACGTGCGAGCCGGGGCCGAGGATTTCCACCAGCTCGGCGAAGTCGCGCGATGCCACCAGCACCGTCGAGCCGACGGCGCCCGACGCATGGGCGGCCGGATCGTCGACCGCCTCGATCGCCATCCCGTCGGCGAGCACCAGCGTGCGCCGCGCGGCCGGATCGCCGGCGGCGCCGGTCGAGCGGACGTCGACGACCGCCACCGACGCGCCCACCCTGTCGGTGACGGCGCGGCCGATCACCGCCGGGAAGCTGCCGGCGTAGTGGCCCGCCACCTGGAGGCTGAGACGGCCGCGCGAGACGCTGACGACCGCGTCGATCGGCCCTTGGACGAGCTTGACGTGCTCCCCCGGGATGAGCTGGTCGGGGTCGGGGATCCCGTTGATCTTCGCCAGCAGTTGCCAGGGCACCTGGAGCGGGGCGGCGATCGAGTGGAGCGTCTGGCCGGCGCTGACGACGTGGGCCGGGAGAAGGAAATCCTGCTGCGAGTAGATGACCGTCCCGGCGAGCTGGCCGAGGAGCGCGTCGAGGCGCCGAGTCTCCTCGGGACCGAGCGAGGGATCGTCGTACCACACGCTCAGCAGCGACAACGCTTCGGCGTACTGACCGGCGGCGAGCTTGTCGTGGGCGTCGGCCCAGGCGGCGGCGAAGG from Planctomycetota bacterium includes the following:
- a CDS encoding LysM peptidoglycan-binding domain-containing protein, with the protein product MSHRSRGRRHGRASDPLDTVKPLVVLGLLGMIVYGAMTMVRSGPATPPAVAGLDASAPLAPAAVDLPATPIAAPIFAASAPSPPEPTAPGTTVPEPSPTYLQAQAAPPPSAAAPAPVPPPVPAPPPPMTAPVAAAPPTAPAPVPPSAAIPAPTTDGGVLPTARQAAAVAAGSTAFAAAWADAHDKLAAGQYAEALSLLSVWYDDPSLGPEETRRLDALLGQLAGTVIYSQQDFLLPAHVVSAGQTLHSIAAPLQVPWQLLAKINGIPDPDQLIPGEHVKLVQGPIDAVVSVSRGRLSLQVAGHYAGSFPAVIGRAVTDRVGASVAVVDVRSTGAAGDPAARRTLVLADGMAIEAVDDPAAHASGAVGSTVLVASRDFAELVEILGPGSHVLVRR